From Candidatus Omnitrophota bacterium:
AAAAAGGGTATTGCCAATCGTTCCCAGGCAGTGGGCCAGTTGGTCCGGGAGACTTTGGCTCAAGAGGACTGGAGGCAGCAGGGAAAGGATGTGGTCGGGACGCTCACCTTGGTTTATGACCATGAACACCGTATCCTCAACCGCACACTCACAACCACGCAGCACACCCATCACCATGAAATTGTCTGTTCTCAGCATGTGCATCTTGATGAGGCGAACTGCTTGGAGGTTATTGTGCTCAGAGGTAGCGCCCGGGCTGTGCAGCATGCAGCCGACCATTTGTCTTCCTTAAAAGGGGTTAAGCACGCACATTTTGTGGGAACGAGTTCCGGGAAAGTATCCATTCACAAACAAAAGGGGATTCCCCATGCACATTCCTGATTCGATGTTACACGGCGCAGTTTGTCCGGTTACGCTTGCTGTGGGCGCAGCCGGAGTTGCAGTTGCAGCAAGGGCCGCATCGCGGTCTGAATCAAAACCAACGTCTGCCCGCTTTGCCGCCATTACGGCGCTTATTCTGGCAGCCCAGATGATCAATTTCCCCGTGGCGAGCGGAACCTCCGGCCATTTGGTCGGGGGCGTATTAGCCGCGGCGCTTTTAGGTATCCCTTTTGCCGTCCTTTCTATGACAACGGTCTTGGCCATTCAAGCCTTTCTATTTGCGGATGGGGGCATGTTTGCGCTGGGTGCCAATGTGATTAACATGGCTTTGATCGGGGCGGGTGCCGGCGGCTGGATTTACCAAAGGATCTCGAAAGATGAATCATTGGGTGGTGCACAGTCCATGGCCGGGTTGGCCCTTGCTTCCTGGATTTCGGTGTTTCTGGCTGCAGGGGCTTGCAGTGTTGAATTGGCCTGGTCCGGGGCGGCAGAATGGTCGGCAGTTCTTCCTGCCATGGCCGGGATTCATGCGTTAATCGGTTTGAGCGAAGCTGTCCTGACTGTAGGCTTAGCCTGGGCCCTGACGCGCGAGCCCGCAGTGAGGCAACCGGTGCTTGTCCCCCTGGCCGCGGCCTTTGTCGTAGCTGTTTTGCTCAGTCCTTTTGCCAGTAGGCTTCCCGACGGTTTGGAGACTGTGGCCCGTCAACTCGGCATTCTATGAAAAGGTGGGCGCTGACAATTGCTTTGCTGAGTGGCCTGAGTCTTAATGTCCAAGCCTTGGCTTCGACGGCTGCTCTGCTGGAAGAAACGGATATTGGCTTTGGGGCGACGGGGGTCGTTCAGGGCACGGATCAGGCAAACGGTGATGATCTGTTGCAGCCTGAAGAAAGTGCGAGCGAAGCCTCCTATTCCATCGACGTTGAGATCGAGAAGTTGTTCGGCGAGTCCGGCACAGGTTTTCTTC
This genomic window contains:
- the nikR gene encoding nickel-responsive transcriptional regulator NikR, with translation MSQVSRFGVSLDSDLLTQFDAWIAKKGIANRSQAVGQLVRETLAQEDWRQQGKDVVGTLTLVYDHEHRILNRTLTTTQHTHHHEIVCSQHVHLDEANCLEVIVLRGSARAVQHAADHLSSLKGVKHAHFVGTSSGKVSIHKQKGIPHAHS
- a CDS encoding energy-coupling factor ABC transporter permease; this encodes MHIPDSMLHGAVCPVTLAVGAAGVAVAARAASRSESKPTSARFAAITALILAAQMINFPVASGTSGHLVGGVLAAALLGIPFAVLSMTTVLAIQAFLFADGGMFALGANVINMALIGAGAGGWIYQRISKDESLGGAQSMAGLALASWISVFLAAGACSVELAWSGAAEWSAVLPAMAGIHALIGLSEAVLTVGLAWALTREPAVRQPVLVPLAAAFVVAVLLSPFASRLPDGLETVARQLGIL